Genomic window (Deltaproteobacteria bacterium):
GGCGCGTCGGCGTGTCGCTCGGGAGCCGATTGCCGCAGCACGCGCCCCTCGAACGCCGGCGTCGTGCGCACCCGTGCACGACTCGCTCGTGTCGACCCCCGTTCCCGGCTCTCGCGCCCGCTGGCGGCGCGTGATTTTCTTACTCCACCTGCGGCTTCCTCTCAACCCACCCCGCCGCCCGCTCATAAGCATGCGCCACCTGAAACACCCGCCCCTCCTCAAAACACGCCCCGACCACCTGCAACCCCAACGGCAACCCGCCGTCCGTAAACCCGCAGCACACACTGAGCGCCGGCAGCCCCGTGACGTTGAAGGGAATGGTGCACCGTGTCCCGATGCTGCCGCTGGGGTGGCGGAAGGGGACGCGGCGGCCGTCGATCTCGGCGAAGCCTTGCTTGCATTCCTCGATGGTGGGGGCGGCGATGCCGACGGTGGGGGCGACGATGACCTGGACGTCTTGGAGGGCTTCCTCGAACTCGCGGCAGACGACGCGGCGGACGCGTTGCGAGGTGACGTAGGCGGAGGCGGGGACGGTGAGGGAGGCGATGTTCCGGTGCAGCAGTTCGCGGCTGTAGTCCCGGGGCTGTGTGCGGATGTAGGGCTCGTGGGCGACAAGGTTCTCGCACCGGCTGGTGGCGGTCTGGACGGCGGGGACGATGTCCATGTGCGGGATGGGGACCTCTTTCACCTGCATGCCCAGGGACTCCAGGGCGGCGAGGGCTTCCTGGAACGCCTTGGCGACCTCGCCC
Coding sequences:
- a CDS encoding amidase, which encodes SSDHFGPFTKTVEDCALVLGAIAGEDPNDPLCSNAPVPDYTASLGNPVAGMKVGIVKGYFDELMVGEVAKAFQEALAALESLGMQVKEVPIPHMDIVPAVQTATSRCENLVAHEPYIRTQPRDYSRELLHRNIASLTVPASAYVTSQRVRRVVCREFEEALQDVQVIVAPTVGIAAPTIEECKQGFAEIDGRRVPFRHPSGSIGTRCTIPFNVTGLPALSVCCGFTDGGLPLGLQVVGACFEEGRVFQVAHAYERAAGWVERKPQVE